The Xenopus laevis strain J_2021 chromosome 5L, Xenopus_laevis_v10.1, whole genome shotgun sequence genome has a segment encoding these proteins:
- the LOC108716416 gene encoding stonin-1 isoform X1 codes for MFSTKPENWVTFDDENLYQPAQKSLHFPQGNHYMPKANGLKLNLYNTSYDCSSGSNPTTPNTSPVIDFFMSPSPPRNTPLCRPNSDYSGTPSTPTSGSFILYPNSDVSRISYSTYTDSPIVSTNIPLLPNSVLPILPSPNKASTPKYPCHNYLATQSEPAHTECPQLRCAFSSPFWNNEAPTGVSAPDHERNFKETCDDHQKSLNQLSFSYVCEKLQHLKTEDPPDDPKHPTACLDTDSLSFIPHSLFRSERKDGWPFMLRIPEKKNMMSSRQWGPIYLKVLPGGILQMYYEKGLDKPFKEFQLGQLCRLSEPKVENFSVSDKIHTVKIEHVTYTEKRKYHPKLEVFHEAEVEQMLKLGTTNYLDLKDFITAVEEELMNLPPTAKQKKTYDEPEMIMELVDNFWGRINKDGKMMETSVICRLHCLCFVNNGTECFLTLNDDELQNVCRGYFDKVSDQRLIAITNYHFHKCVKAQEFHTSRVIKFIPVDACRLELMRFKTSFSGEELPFSVKTSAVVQGAYVELQAFLNMSPSFTDNLHVNSAKYCENIAIHFPVPATWMKALWTVSLQRQRSLKTKMNRRTCLGSTYETESEPVIQVTVGTAKYEKAYKAVVWRIDRLPDKNSQDQPHSLSCKLELGSDQEIPHDWNPYAEVRFVMAAASASGAEVKSVGIESDVQPHKRITHKACYNLQVEIERKWIRTEGEDLSRPGDCVTQ; via the exons ATGTTCTCGACGAAACCAGAGAATTGGGTGACGTTTGATGATGAAAATCTGTACCAGCCGGCCCAGAAGTCTTTGCATTTCCCCCAGGGGAATCATTACATGCCTAAAGCCAATGGGCTTAAACTGAATCTGTACAACACGTCCTACGATTGTTCCTCAGGTTCCAACCCCACTACTCCCAATACGTCACCTGTAATTGATTTCTTTATGAGTCCAAGTCCTCCAAGGAACACGCCTCTTTGTAGGCCTAACAGCGATTACTCAGGCACCCCCTCCACACCAACATCGGGGTCTTTTATTCTGTATCCTAATTCTGACGTTTCAAGGATTTCCTATTCTACTTACACGGACTCACCAATAGTATCAACCAACATTCCACTGTTACCAAATTCTGTTTTGCCAATATTACCCAGCCCAAACAAGGCAAGTACTCCCAAATACCCATGTCATAATTATTTAGCAACTCAGTCTGAACCGGCTCATACTGAATGCCCTCAACTCAGATGTGCCTTTTCAAGTCCATTTTGGAATAATGAGGCCCCCACTGGGGTTTCTGCACCTGACCATGAGAGAAACTTCAAGGAAACTTGTGATGATCATCAGAAAAGTCTAAACCAACTTTCTTTCAGTTACGTCTGTGAAAAACTTCAACACTTAAAGACAGAAGATCCACCCGATGATCCAAAACATCCAACTGCTTGTTTAGACACTGACAGCCTCTCATTTATTCCACACAGTCTTTTTAGAAGTGAAAGAAAAGATGGGTGGCCATTCATGCTAAGGATTCCAGAAAAAAAGAACATGATGTCTTCTAGGCagtgggggcccatttatttaaagGTTCTACCAGGGGGGATTCTGCAAATGTATTATGAGAAGGGCCTTGACAAGCCATTCAAAGAATTCCAGCTTGGACAATTGTGTAGGCTGTCGGAGCCAAAGGTGGAGAACTTCAGTGTTTCAGATAAAATCCACACTGTTAAAATAGAGCATGTTACTTACACCGAGAAAAGGAAGTATCACCCAAAACTTGAAGTCTTTCATGAAGCAGAAGTTGAACAGATGCTAAAACTGGGAACAACCAATTACCTGGATCTTAAAGATTTCATTACAGCTGTAGAAGAAGAGCTAATGAACCTCCCACCGACAGCTAAGCAGAAGAAGACTTACGACGAACCAGAAATGATTATGGAACTAGTGGACAATTTTTGGGGAAGGATCAACAAAGACGGGAAAATGATGGAAACTTCTGTTATTTGCCGTCTGCACTGCCTTTGTTTTGTTAACAATGGTACAGAGTGCTTCTTAACACTAAACGATGATGAACTTCAGAACGTCTGTAGGGGTTATTTTGATAAGGTCAGTGATCAAAGGCTAATAGCCATAACCAACTATCATTTCCACAAGTGTGTTAAAGCACAGGAATTCCACACATCGAGGGTCATTAAATTTATCCCAGTTGACGCCTGCCGCCTTGAGCTCATGCGCTTTAAGACTTCTTTCAGTGGGGAAGAACTTCCATTTTCAGTGAAGACCTCAGCCGTAGTGCAGGGCGCGTATGTGGAGCTCCAGGCTTTCCTAAACATGTCTCCAAGTTTTACAGACAATTTACACGTCAATTCAGCCAAATATTGTGAGAACATTGCAATACACTTTCCAGTTCCTGCAACATGGATGAAAGCCCTTTGGACGGTTAGTCTCCAGAGGCAGCGCTCCTTAAAAACCAAGATGAACAGAAGGACTTGCCTTGGATCAACCTACGAAACAGAATCGGAGCCAGTGATACAAGTAACCGTAGGAACAGCGAAGTACGAAAAAGCTTACAAGGCGGTTGTGTGGAGGATTGACCGACTTCCAgataaaaaca GTCAAGATCAGCCGCACAGCCTGTCTTGTAAACTGGAGTTGGGTTCAGACCAGGAGATCCCCCACGACTGGAATCCATACGCCGAGGTGCGTTTTGTCATGGCTGCCGCGAGCGCCTCCGGGGCCGAGGTGAAATCCGTGGGAATAGAGAGCGACGTGCAACCGCACAAACGCATCACGCACAAAGCTTGCTACAACTTGCAG GTGGAGATTGAAAGAAAATGGATAAGAACCGAAGGAGAAGATCTGAGCCGGCCTGGAGATTGCGTTACGCAATAA
- the LOC108716416 gene encoding stonin-1 isoform X2, whose protein sequence is MFSTKPENWVTFDDENLYQPAQKSLHFPQGNHYMPKANGLKLNLYNTSYDCSSGSNPTTPNTSPVIDFFMSPSPPRNTPLCRPNSDYSGTPSTPTSGSFILYPNSDVSRISYSTYTDSPIVSTNIPLLPNSVLPILPSPNKASTPKYPCHNYLATQSEPAHTECPQLRCAFSSPFWNNEAPTGVSAPDHERNFKETCDDHQKSLNQLSFSYVCEKLQHLKTEDPPDDPKHPTACLDTDSLSFIPHSLFRSERKDGWPFMLRIPEKKNMMSSRQWGPIYLKVLPGGILQMYYEKGLDKPFKEFQLGQLCRLSEPKVENFSVSDKIHTVKIEHVTYTEKRKYHPKLEVFHEAEVEQMLKLGTTNYLDLKDFITAVEEELMNLPPTAKQKKTYDEPEMIMELVDNFWGRINKDGKMMETSVICRLHCLCFVNNGTECFLTLNDDELQNVCRGYFDKVSDQRLIAITNYHFHKCVKAQEFHTSRVIKFIPVDACRLELMRFKTSFSGEELPFSVKTSAVVQGAYVELQAFLNMSPSFTDNLHVNSAKYCENIAIHFPVPATWMKALWTVSLQRQRSLKTKMNRRTCLGSTYETESEPVIQVTVGTAKYEKAYKAVVWRIDRLPDKNSQDQPHSLSCKLELGSDQEIPHDWNPYAEVRFVMAAASASGAEVKSVGIESDVQPHKRITHKACYNLQPISM, encoded by the exons ATGTTCTCGACGAAACCAGAGAATTGGGTGACGTTTGATGATGAAAATCTGTACCAGCCGGCCCAGAAGTCTTTGCATTTCCCCCAGGGGAATCATTACATGCCTAAAGCCAATGGGCTTAAACTGAATCTGTACAACACGTCCTACGATTGTTCCTCAGGTTCCAACCCCACTACTCCCAATACGTCACCTGTAATTGATTTCTTTATGAGTCCAAGTCCTCCAAGGAACACGCCTCTTTGTAGGCCTAACAGCGATTACTCAGGCACCCCCTCCACACCAACATCGGGGTCTTTTATTCTGTATCCTAATTCTGACGTTTCAAGGATTTCCTATTCTACTTACACGGACTCACCAATAGTATCAACCAACATTCCACTGTTACCAAATTCTGTTTTGCCAATATTACCCAGCCCAAACAAGGCAAGTACTCCCAAATACCCATGTCATAATTATTTAGCAACTCAGTCTGAACCGGCTCATACTGAATGCCCTCAACTCAGATGTGCCTTTTCAAGTCCATTTTGGAATAATGAGGCCCCCACTGGGGTTTCTGCACCTGACCATGAGAGAAACTTCAAGGAAACTTGTGATGATCATCAGAAAAGTCTAAACCAACTTTCTTTCAGTTACGTCTGTGAAAAACTTCAACACTTAAAGACAGAAGATCCACCCGATGATCCAAAACATCCAACTGCTTGTTTAGACACTGACAGCCTCTCATTTATTCCACACAGTCTTTTTAGAAGTGAAAGAAAAGATGGGTGGCCATTCATGCTAAGGATTCCAGAAAAAAAGAACATGATGTCTTCTAGGCagtgggggcccatttatttaaagGTTCTACCAGGGGGGATTCTGCAAATGTATTATGAGAAGGGCCTTGACAAGCCATTCAAAGAATTCCAGCTTGGACAATTGTGTAGGCTGTCGGAGCCAAAGGTGGAGAACTTCAGTGTTTCAGATAAAATCCACACTGTTAAAATAGAGCATGTTACTTACACCGAGAAAAGGAAGTATCACCCAAAACTTGAAGTCTTTCATGAAGCAGAAGTTGAACAGATGCTAAAACTGGGAACAACCAATTACCTGGATCTTAAAGATTTCATTACAGCTGTAGAAGAAGAGCTAATGAACCTCCCACCGACAGCTAAGCAGAAGAAGACTTACGACGAACCAGAAATGATTATGGAACTAGTGGACAATTTTTGGGGAAGGATCAACAAAGACGGGAAAATGATGGAAACTTCTGTTATTTGCCGTCTGCACTGCCTTTGTTTTGTTAACAATGGTACAGAGTGCTTCTTAACACTAAACGATGATGAACTTCAGAACGTCTGTAGGGGTTATTTTGATAAGGTCAGTGATCAAAGGCTAATAGCCATAACCAACTATCATTTCCACAAGTGTGTTAAAGCACAGGAATTCCACACATCGAGGGTCATTAAATTTATCCCAGTTGACGCCTGCCGCCTTGAGCTCATGCGCTTTAAGACTTCTTTCAGTGGGGAAGAACTTCCATTTTCAGTGAAGACCTCAGCCGTAGTGCAGGGCGCGTATGTGGAGCTCCAGGCTTTCCTAAACATGTCTCCAAGTTTTACAGACAATTTACACGTCAATTCAGCCAAATATTGTGAGAACATTGCAATACACTTTCCAGTTCCTGCAACATGGATGAAAGCCCTTTGGACGGTTAGTCTCCAGAGGCAGCGCTCCTTAAAAACCAAGATGAACAGAAGGACTTGCCTTGGATCAACCTACGAAACAGAATCGGAGCCAGTGATACAAGTAACCGTAGGAACAGCGAAGTACGAAAAAGCTTACAAGGCGGTTGTGTGGAGGATTGACCGACTTCCAgataaaaaca GTCAAGATCAGCCGCACAGCCTGTCTTGTAAACTGGAGTTGGGTTCAGACCAGGAGATCCCCCACGACTGGAATCCATACGCCGAGGTGCGTTTTGTCATGGCTGCCGCGAGCGCCTCCGGGGCCGAGGTGAAATCCGTGGGAATAGAGAGCGACGTGCAACCGCACAAACGCATCACGCACAAAGCTTGCTACAACTTGCAG cccATCAGTATGTGA